A genomic stretch from Shewanella sediminis HAW-EB3 includes:
- the rihA gene encoding pyrimidine-specific ribonucleoside hydrolase RihA translates to MTRPIILDCDPGHDDAIALILALSTDAFTPLAVTTSAGNQTPDKTLNNALRVLTLLGRSDIPVAGGAQKPLARELIIADNVHGETGLDGPKLPDPGFDPVSMTAIELMALKLRESQVPVTLVPTGPLTNIAILLTSHPELHDKIERIVLMGGAAGVGNWTPAAEFNIYVDPEAADIVFKSGIPITMCGLDVTHEAQIMDEDIERIRAIDNPIALCVAELLDFFIVYHRDPKWGFTGAPLHDPCTIAWLLKPELFQAQDCWVGIETKGEHTQGMTVVDRHQLTGHAANATVLFNLDRQGFVDLLVERLQAYNR, encoded by the coding sequence ATTTACCCCACTTGCAGTAACGACCAGCGCCGGTAATCAAACGCCGGATAAGACCCTGAACAACGCCTTAAGGGTGTTGACGTTATTAGGCCGCAGCGATATCCCGGTTGCAGGCGGAGCCCAAAAGCCATTAGCCAGAGAGTTGATCATCGCCGATAACGTTCACGGCGAAACCGGACTCGATGGTCCTAAACTGCCCGATCCCGGCTTCGACCCTGTATCTATGACAGCCATAGAATTGATGGCGTTAAAACTCAGAGAGAGTCAGGTTCCGGTCACGCTTGTACCGACAGGCCCCCTCACCAATATCGCCATCTTGCTCACCAGCCATCCAGAGCTACACGATAAGATAGAACGTATCGTCCTGATGGGGGGCGCCGCCGGCGTGGGCAACTGGACCCCGGCTGCAGAATTTAACATCTACGTCGATCCCGAAGCCGCCGATATCGTCTTTAAGTCCGGCATTCCTATTACAATGTGCGGCCTGGATGTCACCCACGAAGCACAGATCATGGATGAAGACATAGAGCGGATCCGCGCAATCGATAACCCTATCGCTTTGTGTGTGGCAGAGCTTCTGGATTTCTTCATCGTCTATCACAGGGATCCTAAGTGGGGCTTTACCGGAGCACCGCTGCATGACCCTTGTACCATCGCCTGGCTACTTAAGCCGGAACTATTTCAGGCTCAGGACTGCTGGGTCGGCATAGAGACAAAAGGCGAGCATACTCAGGGGATGACAGTGGTCGACCGCCATCAGCTCACAGGTCATGCCGCCAATGCAACAGTGCTGTTTAATCTGGATAGACAAGGTTTTGTCGATCTATTAGTCGAGCGTCTGCAGGCATATAACAGATAG